The following is a genomic window from Oscarella lobularis chromosome 2, ooOscLobu1.1, whole genome shotgun sequence.
GTTTCATCAACCGTtaatcaaaaagaaaatcggcACTCGACACACGTCTTcaacggaagacggtgctatgggAAACTTATCCGGTATCAGAGTGTGTTGGAAGTTCCGCGTGGACAGGGAAGGTGCAGAGCGCCGTTGTCAATAGGCAGCCACCAGGCCATAGTTGCCTACACCTTGTAGAGAGTTAGAGTTACCAACTAACTTCTATCTCCTCTGGCAGAGGATGTTAAATGGGGGTTTATATACATCATCGCTTTCCAGGGTAATTCAACTGCGGCTTTTTGCGACTCTAAACACAGCGCAATTTCAAATCGTTCGCACAAATCAACcgcaaatgcatttctgCAAAGGTTCCAAGCAACATTTCGTCGCAAATCGGtctaaaaaacgacgacgacagtaggtgtgcgcgcgcgttcagatgacgtcaacagTGACGCACTAGCTACGCGCTAATCGCTTCGAAAATGCTTCAAACGAGAAGTAGAAGCGAATTGGCAACGAAATAGGTTTTTTAGAGTCATTCTTGCCTGATATCTAAGTACCGTGCGCTTGACTGCCCGTTATACACGAAGTATCCTACGTAATTCGACCCCGCTCCCGCTTACCCGCCCCCGGTGGGCGCTGTCGTACCGGTTTGAGTAAGAGCTTGAAGGGCTTGCTCGGGACGATCAAGTTGCTGATAGAGCGACGACAGGGAAAGTCTCGCGTCCAAGTGCGTCGGTGCAAGAGCGACGACTCGTTCGTATGCGACGATCGCTTCCTCCAATTGGCCGAGAGCGCTGTGACACTCGGCAACGCGCAGCCAAACGCCGGCCTTGCACAAAGAGAACGATAGCTTTTTATTTCTAATCATAGAAATTTTCTACTTGATTATATTTCTCAGTTTGAACGAGTTGAGATTGCAAGGAGAGCGCAATTTCGTATCGGCCTGAGCGAGAGAATAAGCATCAAAGGGCCAAAAAAAATTTGTCCTCCCAGAGTACCGCAGAGCGAAAAGACTTCGGCTACGTCTAGGAACAGATCTCCAAAAGTGGTCGGATCTTGCCGTAATAGAACTTCAGTAGCGTTCTGACATTTCGCAGATGAGAACCAGTTTTCAGGAGCACATCTCTGCGCTTACCTTAGCCGCTTCGATTTGTTGTTTGTGGACGAGACAGACGATCAGCTTCGCTCGTATGTCAATGTGAAGGTCGTCCGGCACCGCGTACACGAACTCCGGAACCGGCGGAACGACGATCTCGGCACTGTCGCCGAGAAAACGAGCCAACTGAATATCGCTAGTGGCCGACTCCGGCGCCGCGGACAGCAAAGTGTCCTCGATGCGTTCAGATCGCTGCAAAGCGACCGAGGACAATTCGTGAAGATCACCACCGGTGGATGACGAGAGTGGttcggcgccggcgccgacgcgAGAAACGTTGCAGTGAGAACAAATgacctgaaaagaaaaaataaatgtcGTGACTAGTAAATCAATTCCTGTAGCAAAACAAATAAAAGTGAAAGGAGCAATACATGTATCTAGGTGTTGAATTCAAGCCTCCTAGATCTATCTTTGCATCTCTTACGTCGTGGGCAAGTTCGTAGTTCTGAGCTGCTATAGCCAACTCGGCCAAAAGGTTCACGCCTATGATTAATTAGGAAGagcgtttttctcgtgtGTACTTTTTCCctgtttttcttaccgtcCAAATCTATGCAGTCGGGATACTTCCCAAAGGCGGCGTGAAGCACGCTGACAGCCTTGTCAgatctcgtcgattcgttgtGAAGCTGAACAACGACCGAATGTCGATAGTGAGAAAAACTACAGCGATTTTCCTCATGCCCTGTACCTTGGCTATCTCTATGGCAACCTGAAAATGCTTCGGTCCCTCCTCGTCAGCCGGCAAAACCTACCAATCAAATTAAATCCTTTTGACCGTGTGGGATATCAGAACACCTTGCCTCTTCTATTTTCTCGTAATCAGACAGGGCTTTAGGATGTTGACTCAAGCTCTGATAGAATCCGGCTCTCTTCCATAGAAGATCGGCGCAGAATAGCGTGCTGTTCTTATCCTTGCTAGTCAAACTGATTGCTAGAGAACGAAGAGACTCGTACCGAAGGGAACCCAACGTCTCGTGCGTTCTGTTACCCTGGGTGATACAGCTAATGGCTCTCTTCACGTCGTGTCGTTCCATCGACATCTCGGCCAATTTCACCCAcaagtcgacgtcattgCGCTGGAGATGAGCGGTAATCAAAGAAATCTACAACAAGAgaacgattaattaaataaaacgTATATCTATATCAATAAATGACGTGACCTCAAAACATTTATCCCGCTCTTCAGTTTCCTCATAGATCATGGCCAACGTCTGAAACGGTTCAACGCAAAACGGAGCTAAGACGCCAGTCGCCGTATATAAAGTAATACGCGATCCAACGTGAAAACGATAACCTTGCCGTATTAGTTCAATGCACAGTTTAGTcgcttcttccatttcttgCTTTGCAAAGCAAATGTTCGCTCGACCCATCATCGATTTCTGATGTGAAGACAGGCTTCGTCGAACAGCGGGACCCTAAACAAGGTTCTTTGCCCCATTGGTATATATCGTGTGTCTTACGTACTCTCGACACTTTCAAATGATCCATGAAACGACGTTTCCTCTGCAGTCGATCGCGAGTTAAATCCTGAATAAATTCGTCGGCCtcagcagaagcagaagcggAGGAAATGTCTTTGTgttctaaaaaatcaataaataatcaatggAGATCATGTGTCTACTGTACCTCCTTTGCCGGCAGAAACTCGACTAGAAACGACATTTCCCGACTCCATTTCTGTCGAAGTGTCGTTGAGAACATCCCAGAGAGACTCTAAAACGTATTAGGGGTATCTATCCACTATCATTCTTCAAGATATTTCCTTTGCACCGTTTCGTGactctcctcctctttcatcgtcgtcatcttcttctcgttcccTTGCTCCCGCCCCTTCCTCTTCTATTCCCGACATGGTCGACCATTGGTCGAATGCAATTCGACCGTCGAGATATTGCAAGAGAAGTTTCGCCTGttcgttctccttttcgcCTCGTTCGCCTGCACcgcttccttctccttcgcaTCCTTCCATTCCCAGGCTTCGATTTTTGTGTAGATATCGACTCTTTCTTGCTGCTGTTTCGACTCGTTTGGCGTTACGACAATCGTAACAGTTCTCGTGAATAATTCATTAGTGCCAATACCGAAGGTGAACACCTCTTCCAAAGATTTGATTTGTAGCCAAAGGATAATACGGTAATTGTTGGGATGCCTCAAAGGTCAGACAAATTCATTTCCATAGTGTGCATCCAGCTTCTCCAATCTAATTCAGCTAAGATACATGCAAACCGGCAGGTGTGAAAATGAACGGTTCCTAGTGCAGAGGGCAAACGTACACTTTGCTACAAGCGGTTGGGGCCGGTCGCGTTAATTTTAGAAAGGTTACACCATTATATCTATGGCTACACCATGGAGTTATATGCGAACCTTGCTTGCTACTGACTGTGTAGAGCAAGGAATCGGACCGCTTGGCACACCTTGAACAAATGTTTCTGAGGACAATCATCTGATAAGAGCAGAGAGCCCTAGCTGACTTAGGCAGGGCCGGTATAGAACTAAGAAGCCAAATAAGGCATTCCGTAGAGTGAAATCAAAAGTGGCATTGATGGGATTCAAAATTGAAGAATCGCTACAAGAGCAGGAAAAACAAAGGAAGGCGCGGAAGATATGTCCTGTTCGCGGGCGGGCGTGAACACACACGCAACTATAAGAACCGATCGTGAACTGATTCACAATCATAAGGCTCGCACTTTGGCAAAGATGATTTTGACCGCTCTAGTCGTCATTCTGTTCATCGCTCCGATATCGGCTATGGTAAGTATAAACCCACGACCGCCGCCGGAGGAGAGCAACTCAAAGCCGCCGCTGAAGGCCGAAGGCTTCACCGACGAACCGGGTTGGCTCAACTTGAACACGTCGCGAGTGCCGTCAATACCGTATCCCGGTCAAACAGTCACCGTTGTCGTGTATGCTCTCAGTAACTATTATCATTCCCTGATGAATCCCCAGTTTGTGTGTCGCTTCACGAGCAAGACTAATCCATCGCAGACGTTCGACTCCGACTACGCTCGACTCCGACCGGTCGCGCAGGGGGACCCGTGTCTCGTCATCGACTGTCCGTTGAAGAGCGTCACGTCGTGGAAGATCGAAGAACGAACGGCCATCGTTTCCGTTATGTATCGATCGGAAAGCGAACTGAAATTCATTGGgaaagaaggcgacgacATGATCACGTTCATTGACGCGTGGACGAGCTTCGAATACGACACAAACAAAGGAAGCATTGCTATACACGGCAACAGTCTCAATCCCGATCACGAGCACTCGGCTAAATTCGTGCTCGACAACGGTCACATTTTCATCGTTCTAGCAAGGCCAACATCGCTCAGTAAAGTAACCTTTGACTTGACCAAACACGTCGAGGCTCTTGAAGGAAAGATTTCTGCTCGCATAATACTATTCACGACGCAAGGACTGGTGCCGTACGACGGTGACGAAGGAGGTGACACGGTCATTCTCGAGTCGCCTGTCGCACACGAGGCTTGCGATAACCATAATTTGGTCAACCAGCCGTGGAGAAAAATATCAAATATATTTCAGTCTCCACTTTACTGCGACAGGAACGGCGCGGGAATTTTAGTCGACGGATGGAATCGCATCGATCCGTCCATTGGCGGCCGACTGCCTCAATCGTGTCCACCAACACACCGTTGCGGCACACACGCGACCGGATGGCTGCGCGATCCTCCTCCCGTCGAGAAAGGAGTTGAAGAGGCAAACACAGTGTGCTATCACTGGAGCAACAATTGTTGCTCGTGGCACTCGGCAGTGAAGGTTGTCAATTGCGGCGACTTTTTAGTCTATCATCTGCCCGCGCCTCAGCATTGCAGTTTGAGCTATTGCGGCGATGCTTGAGAATCGAAAGATCAAGAAACGTTCAGAATAATGTGTtatgctttctctttttttctctcgtgcTGTCTATCTCTTGCGCTCAGCAATTTTGATGTCTCTGTCTTTCCTTAGAAGTGGCTCGTTGTGCATACTAGTCTCTCGCCTAACAGTAGCTGTTGTATCACTGTCTGAAAAATTGGCTGTGTTTGGCTGCACGTGAAATTTAAACAGCTATAGATCTTTTAGTTTGAGTAAGAGGAATTTTAAAGCAACACGTGCAACCAAAGAGAAACTAAAGAGCAGCCACATCAATCTAGTCTGTTGTAAGTCAAAGTTGAGCGCGCCTTTCTTTTAGGCATCGCCGCAATAGCTCAAACTGCAGTGCTGAGGCGCAGGCAGATGATAGACTAAAAAGTCGCCGCAATTGACAACCTTCACTGCCGAGTTCCACAAGCAACAATTGTTGCTCCAGTGATAGCAAACTGTGTTTGCCTCTTCAACTCCTTTCTCGACGGGAGGAGGATCGCGCAGCCATCCGGTTGCGTGTGTGCCGCAACGGTGTGTTGGTGGACACGATTGAGGCAGTCGGCCGCCAATGGACGGATCGATGCGATTCCATCCGTCGACTAAAATTCCCGCGCCGTTCCTGTCGCAGTAAAGTGGAGACTGAAGTGTATTTGATATTTTTCTCCACGGCTGGTTGACCAAATTATGGTTATCGCAAGCCTCGTGCTTGATAGGTGACTCGAGAATGACCGTGTCACCGCCTTTATCGCCGTCGTACGGCACCAATCCTTGTGTCGTAAAGAGTTTTACCTGAGCagaaactttttcttcgagaTCCTCAACGTCTTTGGTCAAGTCAAACGTTATTTCACTGAGTGATGTTGGCCTCGCTAGAACAGTGAAGGCATTACCATTCTCTAGCACAAACTTGGCGGAGTGCTCGTGATCGGGATTGAGACTTTCCCCGCGAATGAGAATAGTTCCCGCGTTCGTGTCGTATTCGAAACTCGTCCACGCGTCGATGAACGTCAGCATGTTGTCGCCTTCTTTCCCAATGAATTTCAGTTCGCTGTCCGATCGATACATAACGGAAACGACGGCCGTTCGTTCTTCGATCTTCCACGACGTGACGCTCTTCAACGGACAGTCGATGACGAAACACGGATCTCCCTTCGCGACCGGTCGGAGTCGAGCGTAGTCGGAGTCGAACGTCTGCGATGGATTAGTCTTGCTCGTGAAGCGACACACAAACTGGGGATTCATCAGGGAATGATAATAGTTACTGAGAGCATACACGACAACGGTGACTGTTTGACCGGGATACGGTATTGACGGCACTCGCGACGTGTTCAAGTTGAGCCAGCCCGGCTCGGCAGTGAAGCCTTCTAAATCCAGCGACTCGGAATTGCTCTCCTCCGGCGGCGGTCTTGGTTGTTCCATGGCTGATATCGGAGAAGCGAATAGGAGGGCGAGAGCGGCTAGCAGCATCCTCAAGTTGTAGCAATGCGTTTGTGACTGTGGTAAGTGCTGCTCGCAGCCTTCTTTATGTAGGGTCTGCGTTTCCGCCGGATAGAGGAAGTGCAGTCATAACGACAAATTAGATGCAGTCATGTAATTTTTACTTAGGAATGTGTCAGCCGTTTTTTGAACCGATTCGAACAATTTGCAGGACAGAAAAgcctgcaaaaaaaatcagacgCTGGATACTATACGATTCTTCACTGCTGTAGGATGCAAGACCGCTTCTGTCGGTGGAAGCTATGAGGTGACCTGACCGGACCTGCCAGCGCGATGAATGCCAAACATTTGACCTTTGGTGAGCCCGGCGGGCGATGATCTCCCACCGATTCAAAACAGGAAGTTCAAGATAGCCTTTTTCAGGAGTGCCGCaaaccgtttttcttcgttacTTGAAACGATCACACGGTACCAAACTGCGATGTGGAATATATACCCATCCCATGATAAACGGCACCGGTAGTAACTGACGAAAGGTGAACCGCTCAAACTCTTCGCGGAGTCCGGCTAGCAAGGCCTATATGTCAACAAATTGGCGCTATTTTTCTACGCCATAGACAGCGGTTATCATCGCGCTTCGCCTGCACATACGGCAATCTTCACTGTGTTCTTTATCGCCGTTTATAGCATCCTCATTGCAACGAATAAAGACTCTGATTTGTGGTTAGAAAGTGCATCCCGAAATGGCTCAGTAAATGTATTAATACAGTCAAAGGTTGCTCAATTAAATTGGAACCGCAGTGAGCGAATTCGggaaaagcaaaagacgaACAAACACCACTGGAAGTCATGCTGATTCTGCAGAGGTCGCCAACGTCGACCACAGGATGTCCAAAGAGGAACTGATATCCACTTCCTAGAGACGAGACTATCTATAAGTGACCCACTGACAAGGCAACCGCTCACTCTTCCTTCCACACAGTCAGGCAGCAGAACGATTGAGACACTATGCTGAAGCTGATACTTCTGCTGGTCTTTCCATTCATTGATACGGTATCAGCCATGATACAGATAAAGGATCCAGAGCTGCCGGAAGAGAGCAACGGACTTCCTTCCCTAGAAGCGAAAAGGCTCTCCGAACCGAGCTGGCTCAACTTGAATACGACACAAGTTCCGGCGATACCCTATCCCGGTCAAACGGTCACCGTCGTCACGTACGGCCTCGAGAACTACTATCATTCTCTAATGGCACCCCAATTCATCTGCCGTTATACGAGCAAGACCAATCCTACACTGAGTCTCGACTCCGACTACGCTTGTCTTCGACAACTCGAAGAGGCGCCTTGTCTCGTTATCGACTGCCCGCTCGAGAGCGTGTCGTCGTGGAACTTGAATGAACGAAGCGCCCTCGTTTCGGTTCACTTCCGAAAGAAAACCGAATTAAAATTTGTCGGAAGAGCCGGCGCCAACGAGCTGTCGTTCGTCAGCGAGTGGACGAGTTTCGAGTACGACACGATCGAAGCGATACTCGTCATATACGGCACCAGTCTGGATCTCGATCACGACCACACGGTAAAACTCGCACTAGACAACGGGGAAATATTCaccgctcgcgcgcgacCTGAGTCCCTGAATAAAATCGTCTACAACATAAAGGACGACGTTGAGACTGTCGACGAAGAACATCCAGCAAAAATAACGATCGAAACGACTCAAGGCGTCGTAGCctacggcggcgacgaaggcggcgaCACGGTCATCATCGAACCTCTTCTCCACGCGGCGTGCGAAAATCATAACGTCGTCAATCAACCGTGGAGAAAGGTATCGAACACGGTCATTTATCCGCGCCACTGCGATCGGAACAACGTCGGAATACAAGCGTACGCGTGGAATCGCATCGATCCGAGTATCGGCGGTAAGTTGCCCCAATCGTGTCCCTATTATAACCGTTGCGGCACTTATTCGCCCGGTTGGTTGCGCGACGCGCTTCCCACCGAGAAAGGAATCGAGGTCGCCAATACGGTCTGTTTTCGTTGGGGCTGCAACTGTTGCGCCTATCAGACGTCCGTCAAGGTTGTCAATTGCGGCGAATTTTACGTCTATTATCTGCCGCCGCCTCCCCAATGCAATATGGCTTACTGTAGCAGTCATTGAGAAGGAGGTTCGCCGCTCAAGAAACTGACGTTCCTTACGTATGACTAACTGTACTTTAGCTAgcttgtttgtttgtttgctTGCTGATAGAACCGCTACCACCATTAGAAATTGAATAGTCCTCGTGATGATGCTCTTAGCTATAGGAGGACTCGTTCTGACTATGCTGTGACGGTCATGGAATTTACATGAGGGCTAAGCTATTGTATGTATGTCTTCTTGTGGTTTCCTTATAGCTGGTTAC
Proteins encoded in this region:
- the LOC136183987 gene encoding uncharacterized protein; its protein translation is MLLAALALLFASPISAMEQPRPPPEESNSESLDLEGFTAEPGWLNLNTSRVPSIPYPGQTVTVVVYALSNYYHSLMNPQFVCRFTSKTNPSQTFDSDYARLRPVAKGDPCFVIDCPLKSVTSWKIEERTAVVSVMYRSDSELKFIGKEGDNMLTFIDAWTSFEYDTNAGTILIRGESLNPDHEHSAKFVLENGNAFTVLARPTSLSEITFDLTKDVEDLEEKVSAQVKLFTTQGLVPYDGDKGGDTVILESPIKHEACDNHNLVNQPWRKISNTLQSPLYCDRNGAGILVDGWNRIDPSIGGRLPQSCPPTHRCGTHATGWLRDPPPVEKGVEEANTVCYHWSNNCCLWNSAVKVVNCGDFLVYHLPAPQHCSLSYCGDA
- the LOC136183623 gene encoding general transcription factor 3C polypeptide 3-like, producing the protein MEGCEGEGSGAGERGEKENEQAKLLLQYLDGRIAFDQWSTMSGIEEEGAGAREREEDDDDERGGESRNESLWDVLNDTSTEMESGNVVSSRVSAGKGEHKDISSASASAEADEFIQDLTRDRLQRKRRFMDHLKVSRGPAVRRSLSSHQKSMMGRANICFAKQEMEEATKLCIELIRQAPFCVEPFQTLAMIYEETEERDKCFEISLITAHLQRNDVDLWVKLAEMSMERHDVKRAISCITQAISLTSKDKNSTLFCADLLWKRAGFYQSLSQHPKALSDYEKIEEVLPADEEGPKHFQVAIEIAKLHNESTRSDKAVSVLHAAFGKYPDCIDLDGVNLLAELAIAAQNYELAHDVICSHCNVSRVGAGAEPLSSSTGGDLHELSSVALQRSERIEDTLLSAAPESATSDIQLARFLGDSAEIVVPPVPEFVYAVPDDLHIDIRAKLIVCLVHKQQIEAAKNATEVLLRQDPTTFGDLFLDVAEVFSLCGRYEIALSLQSQLVQTEKYNQAGVWLRVAECHSALGQLEEAIVAYERVVALAPTHLDARLSLSSLYQQLDRPEQALQALTQTDDVANFGEYEIDDDWIEGGQLDLSFVHDIPVPLDREDEQTKDYQIMLHKCRLLKDQNQLNEFAACGLEMLSYYFRHVYYAKNLRGICLYSCRKARQEMRKGATGSDPLPRRLCDYAKEANIDAEDWWKLFIEVGNALIQLGRLGELRRLAFACAASHRFAPPTSKGIAENVRVACAIACLACKEYHVGFEYIRVLCQKHCDNVPLWNLANTLMNGLRDRRLAKFAMRLLIIKNSSKSLPLLLTVGHNCLYAGSHKLGLATYQRALVQDPNNSLIVLCVAICYLNLAMKRFNSFRHAHVVQAFALFRRYMNLRGVNSETYYNVARAFHQLDLNYLAVVYYNKVLNLAADSTTSLHREAAFNLSLIYRQSNQPSLARTVLFRYCSI